The Solidesulfovibrio sp. nucleotide sequence GTGCCGGCTCGTCTCGGAGCGCACGCCCAGGTTGTAGGCGGTCAGTTCCAGGCCGGCCAGGGACGAGGCCGCGCACAGCCGGCCCACCCAGCCCAGGTAGTGCGGATCGCCCACGCCAACGGTCAGCGAATCGCCGACGAACACCACGCGCATGGCCGCCTCCTAATTCCACTCGTCGTAGGGGGGATTGGCCTTGCCGGTCATGCGCTCGATGTCGATGCGCACCACGGCCGTCACCGGCACCACCTCGGGCCGAAACCCTTCCACCGGGCCGCCGTGGCGGCGCATGATGATGCGCAGCCCCTCGATCTTCTCGGCCTCGTCCTCGACGAACACGGCCGTGCCGAAACCGATGACCGACTTGTAGTAGGTGGTGTAGTCGCAGGGCCGCTCGCCGGTGACGATCTCCACATCGCTGTCGAGCTCGAAGCACACCCGCGGATTGTCGCGCAACACCTCCATCTTCTTGCCCTTGCGCGACGAATGGAAATAGATGCGGCCGGCGGCGTAGCCCATGTTGACCGGCACCACATAGGGCCACTGGCCGTCGAAAAGCCCGATCCGGCAGACCCGCGCCCGCATGAGCAGTTCTTCCAATACGGCCTTGTCCTTGATTTCCCGCTCTTTCTTGCGCATCGCCACTCCCCCCCTCGCCTGTTTGGTACGTCCTACAATCCCCCTATCGGGGAGGTCCGGGAGGGGGTCACCCCCTCCTGGCCGCCGGAGGCATCTTCACTTCTTCCCCCTCTTTCGCCCGCTTCTACGCCGTCAGCGCGTCGCACACCCGCGCCATGAGCGCCGCGATGTCCTTGAAAGCCTCGCGGCCGGCGTGCATCTGCTTGGGGTGCTGGACGGTGGGCCCGGGCAGGGCCACGTCGGCGGCGCAGTGCTTGATGAGGTTTTGCATGCCGATGGGCTGGGTTTCCAGGTGAAATTGCAGGCCGACGACCTTGTGGCCGTAGACGAAGGCCTGGTTGGCGCAGGCGGCCGACCCGGCGGCATGCACGGCCCCGGGCGGCTGGGAGAACGTGTCGCCGTGCCAGTGGAAGGCGTAGTAGGACGGGGGAAATCCGGCGAAGACCGGTTCGGCCAGGCCCTCGGGCGTCATGTCCACCTTGAACCAGCCGATTTCCGGCACCGGATTTCGCGTCACCGTGCCGCCGAGGGCCACGGAGACAAGCTGGGCGCCCAGGCAGATGCCAAGGACCGGCTTGCCGGCGCCGACGGCCGCCTCGATGGCCTTTTTCTCGCCGGCCAGCCAGGGATGGTCCTTTTCGTCGTACACGCCCATGGGGCCGCCCATGACCACGAGCATGTCGTAGTCGGATACGGGCGGCGGCGCCTCGTCGGCGAAAAAGCTCGTGGTGCCGATGGCGTACCCCTTGGCCGCGGCCCAGGGCTTGATGGAGCCCACATCCTCGAAGGGGACGTGGTAGAAGGCGTGCAGGCGCATGCAGAAGACCCTCCCGATGCTGGCGGTGGTGATGGGACGCGACATGCGCGTCGGCCATGGTTGTCGGTTCCGCGCCAGCGCTTGTCAAGGACGAACCCGGGCCCGGGCCTTCAAGGGCACCGCCGATTGGGGTATAGGGGCGGGATGTTCCGGCCCGCGCCGGAAGCGCAACCCCAAACCGGAGGCCCCCCATGCCCACTCCCCCGTGGCATGCCCAGACGCTGGCCCTGCACGCCGGCCATGCGCCGGATGCCGACACCCTGTCCCGGGCCGTGCCCATCCATCAGACCACGAGCTTTCTGTTCCGCGATCCGGAACACGCCGCCAACCTGTTCGCCCTCAAGGAGCCCGGCTACATCTACACGCGCCTGGGCAACCCGACCACGGACGTGCTGGAGAAACGGCTGGCCGCCCTGCACGGGGCCTCGGCCTGCGTGGCCACGGCCTCGGGCATGGCCGCCATCTTCTACGCCGTGGCCGCCATCACCAAGGCCGGCCAGAACATCGTTACGGGCAGCAACCTCTACGGCGGCACCCACACGCTTTTCGCCCACACCCTGGCCCGCTTCGGCATCGAGGTCCGGTTCGTGGACTCGTCCGACCCGGCCAATTTCGCCCGGGCCATCGACGCCGACACCCGGCTCGTTTACACCGAATCCATCGGCAACCCGCGCTGCAACGTGGATGACCTGCCGGCCATCGCCAAGGTCGCCCACGAGGCCGGCCTGCCGTTTATCCTGGACAACACCGTGGCCGCGCCGCCGATATTGAACCCCTTCGACGTGGGCGCGGACATCGCCGTGTATTCGCTGACCAAGATCATCGGCGGCCACGGCACCTGCATCGGCGGGGCCATCGTCGAGGCCGGCGGCTTCGACTGGTCGGCCGGCGGCAGGTTCCCGGAGATCACCGCCCCGGACCCGACCTACCACGGGGCCAATTTCTGGGAGATGCTGTGCACGCTGGAAGGCACGCCCTGCTCGGCTTTTTGCACGAAGATCCGCACCGGGCTCATGCGCGACATCGGGGCCACGCCCGCGCCCTTAAACAGCTTCCTGGTCATCCAGGGCCTGGAGACGCTGCCGCTTCGGGCCAAGGCCCACTGCGCCAACGCCCAGCGGGTGGCGCAGTATCTGGAGGCCCATCCGAAGGTGGCCTGGGTCAATTACGCCGGGCTGCCCAGCCACAAGGACCATGCCCGGGCCAAGGCGCTTTTCCCCATCGGCCCCGGGGCGGTCTTCGGCTTCGGGCTGACGGGGGGCATCGAGGCCGGCAAGGCCTTCATCAAGTCGGTCAGGCTGTGTTCGCACCTGGCCAACATCCTGGACGCCAAGACGCTGGTGATCCATCCGGCCTCGACCACGCATTCGCAGCTCACGCCCGAGGAACTGGCGCAGGCCGGCGTGCCGGCCGACATGGTGCGCATTTCGGTGGGCATCGAGGACGTGGAGGACATCCTCGCGGATTTGGAGCAGGCGCTGGAGAAGGCGTAGGGCCGCGAAAAAAGCAACGGGGGAGCGGCTGGATGCGCGCCGCTCCCCCGTCCGACCGGGCGCGTCAGCGCGTCAGGGTGCCTCTTCCATCAGCCGGCGCAGGAGCAGGCGCTGCATGTCCCGCCGGCCATGGGCGACCACATGGACGTACACGACCGCATCGCGCAATTGGTAGATGAGCCGATAGGCGCCGACCCGGATTTCGAGGAATTCCCGAATGCCCAAGGCGAGCAGTTCCGGCGGGGCATGCCCCCTGGCGGGCTGGCTGGCCAGGGAGGCGAGCCTGGCTTCGATGGCGCCAAGCACCTGTTCCGCCGCTTCCGGGCCGTCGCGCCAAAGAAGATAGGCGTCGATCTCCTCCAGGTCCCGAACGGCTGCCGCAGTGAGAAAGACGTCCACGGTCGCCGTCAGCCCGCTCGCCTACTGCGGATGGCCGCCATGGCCTCGCCGGCCGCAACCACCTTGCCTTGCTCGACCTGCCGTTGCCCCAAGGCCAGGATTTTCAGCAACGCCAGGGCCTCTTGCGTCCGCTCGTAGGAGCCGACGTCCTGCAAGACGGCTTTGGCCTCGCCGTTTTGGGTGATGACGAGCGGCTCGGCGCCCTCGCCGAGCTCGCGCACGATTTCGGCGGCGTGGGCTTTCAAATAGCTGATGGGTTTGACGCGCTGGGACAGCTTCATGGCCTTCTCCTGCTGCAATCGAACCAGATATAGTCCGTAAAAAGACCGCAGGCAACGGCTTCCCGGACAGCCCTTTCGAAGGCGAAGGGTGGGAACGCCGTCGGGGCGCGCAATGGGAGCCCGGCCGGGACCCGCCCTACGGCCCGTCCTGGGAGCGCTCGGAGGGGCGCATGTCGGGGCTGGTGTAGAAGAACTCGATGCGGCGGTTGCGGGACTTGTTCTCGGCCGAGGTCGGCGGCACCAGCGGCTGGCTGTCGGCCAGGCCCACGGCCCGAAGGCGCGTGGTCGCAATCCCCGCCTTCTCGGCCAGGTACCGCGTGGCCGCCGCCGCCCGGGCGGCGGAGAGCTCCCACTTGGACGGATACGGCCCGCCCTTCTCGTCGTCGTCGGCATGGCCGCGCACGGTCAGGTTGATCTTGAAGTCGCGCAGGATCTTGGCCACGCCGTCGAGCATCTTGAGGGCCGTGGGCGTCAGCTCGGCCGAACCCGGCTTGAACATCACCGAATTGTTGACCTGCATCATCACGCCCGAGGAGTCGTTGCTCACCCCGGAATTGCTTTTCACCGTCTGATCCGAGGTGATGAGCTCCTTGATAAGCAACGCGATCTCGTACTTGAGCTTGTTTTCCTGGGACAGCTTGAACTCCGGGCTGCCCTTGATGGCGTCGGGGCTGATGAAGGTCGGCACCTTCTCCAGATTCTGCACCTTCTCCTTGGACGGCACGTTCTTGTCCTGGAACACCAGGGAGAGTTCCTGCTTGCGCTGGGGCTTGAGCGACACCACCAGCCACAGGAGCAGGAAAAAGGCCATGAGCGCCGTGACGAAGTCGGCATAGGCCACCTTCCACGAACCGCCGTGATGGCCGCCATGCCCCTCGTCGGACTCGCGGTAGATGACAACGGTCTTGCCGTGGTCGCTATTTTTTGCCACGCAGCGCCCCTTCCATGTCCTCCATGGTCGGCCGCACGTCGTCGGGAATGGCCCGGCGGCCCATCTCCACGGACAGCATCGGGGAAAACCCGGAGTTGAAGGCGGCCAGCACCTCCTTGGCCACATGCAGCATCTGCTGCTTGGCCTTGGCCTGATACTCCAGGTTGGTGGCCATGGGGCCGATGAAGCCGTAACACAGCAGGATGCCCAGGAACGTGCCGACCAGGGCCGCGCCGATGCTGTGGCCCAAAACCTCGGGCGGCTCGTTGATCTTGCCCATGGTCAAAACGATGCCGAGCACGGCGGCCACGATGCCGAGCCCGGGCAGGGAGTCGGCCACCTTGGTCACGGCCGTGGGCGCGATCATGGCGTGGTGGTGCATGGTGGCGATGTCCGTGCGCATGAGGTCGTCGTAGCGGTGGGCGTCGATGCCTTCGGACAAAAGCGCCTTGATGTTGTCGCAGATGAAATAGGCCAGCTGCTTGTTCTTGGCGATGTTGGGATAGCGGTTGAGGGTCGAGGACTGCTCGGGTTTGGACACGTGGGGTTCAAGGGCCACGATGCCGTCGCGCCGGGCGATGTTCATGAGCTCGAACAAAAGCGTCAGCAGGTCCTGGTAGTCCGCGGCCGTGGCTTCCTTGGCCGTGAACACGTGCATCATGTGCTTGATCGTGCCGACGACCACGGACTTGGGCGCGGAGATGAGAAACGACCCCAGGGCCGCCCCGCCGATGATGAGCAGTTCGATGGGCTGTATGAGCACGCCCAGGTGGCCGCCTTCCAGCAGAAAGCCGCCGACGACGCAGCCCAGAACCACCACGATGCCGATGATGACGAACATGATCCACCATGCGGGCGCGCGTGCTGGCCGCCCCGGATGACCGGAAGGAGGCTTGCCGCCCCCTTCCGGGCTATGTCAACCACGCGCGCCGACGGCGCCAGGCATTACCTGTAAAAAAAACCGGGCCGCCGGGCAAGGGGCAGGCGCGGTCGCTTATTTCGCGCCGTGACACTTCTTGTATTTCTTGCCGCTGCCGCAGGGGCAGGGATCGTTGCGCCCGACCTTGGGCTCGGCCCGGCGCTTGGGCTCCTTTTTGGCCTCCTCCTCGGGCGAGGCGCCGGAATAGCGCAGGTTGGCCGAATCGTCCTTGTGCTGGAACTCCTGCTCCTTGACCTCGTTGCGGATGCGCACCCGGCACAGCGACCGGATGGCCGCGTCGCGCATGCTGTCAATGAGCTGCTGGAAAAGCTCGAAGCCCTCGCGCTTGTACTCCTGCTTGGGGTCCTTCTGGCCGTAGCCGCGCAGGCCGATGCCGTCGCGCAGGTGGTCCATGGACAGCAGATGCTCCTTCCAGTGCCGGTCCAGGCTGTCGAGCAGGAAATAGCGGGCGATCTCCCGGTAATGGTCGCCGGCCGCCTCGGCCAGGGCCTGCTGCCGGGAGAGCACCGCCTCGAGCACGGCCTGCCTCTCCGCCGTGTCCCCCTTGGCCAGCTCGGCCTTGACGTCGAGCAAGTCCTCAAGCTGGGCGGCGGCCACCTCCAGGGCCTCGGGGTCGGGTTCGCCCTTGTGGCCTTCCAGGGGGGCGAAGATCTCGCCCACGATCTCCTCCAGGTACTGGGCGACGAAGGCCTCGGGCTCGGCCGTCTCCATGAGTTCGCGCCGGCGCGAGTAGATGACCTCGCGCTGCTGGTTCATGACGTTGTCGTATTCGAGCAGCTGCTTGCGGATCTCGAAGTTGTGGGCCTCCACCCGCTTCTGGGCGTTCTCGATGGCCCGCGAGACCATGCGGTTCTCGATGGGCTCGCCGTCCTCCATGCCGAGCTTGTCCATGAGGCCCTTGAGGCGGTCCGAGCCGAAAAGCCGCATGAGGTCGTCGTCGAGCGCCAGGTAGAAGCGCGAGGAGCCCGGGTCGCCCTGGCGGCCGGAGCGGCCGCGCAACTGGTTGTCGATGCGCCGGGATTCGTGGCGCTCGGTGCCGAGGATGTGCAGGCCGCCGAGGTCGGTCACCCCCGGGCCGAGCACGATGTCCGTGCCGCGGCCGGCCATGTTGGTGGCGATGGTCACCCGGCCGGCATGGCCGGCCTGGGCCACGATCTCGGCTTCCTTCTCGTGGTTCTTGGCGTTTAAGACGTCATGGGGCACGCCGGCTTTCTTGAGCAGCCCGGAAAGCAGCTCGGACTTCTCGATGGACACCGTGCCGACCAGGACCGGCTGGCCGCGCTGGTGCAACTCCTGGACGTCGGCGGTGATGGCCTCGAACTTCTCCCGCTGGGTCTTGTAGACGAGGTCCGGGAAATCCTTGCGGATCATGGGCTTGTGCGTCGGGATGGACAGGACTTCCAGGTCGTAGATCTCGCGGAATTCCACGGCCTCGGTGTCGGCCGTGCCGGTCATGCCGGCGAGCTTTTTGTACATGCGGAAATAGTTCTGGAAGGTGATGGTGGCCAGCGTCTGGTTTTCCGCCTCGACCTGGACGTGCTCCTTGGCCTCGAGCGCCTGGTGCAGGCCGTCGGAGTAGCGCCGGCCGGGCATGAGGCGGCCGGTGAACTCGTCGACGATGAGGACCTGGTCGTCTTTCACCACGTAGTCCACGTCGCGCTGGAAGATGTGGTGGGCTTTTAAGGCCTGGAGCACGTGGTGCTGGAAGGTGATGTTGGCGGCGTCGTAGAGGTTGTCGAGTTTGAGTACCTGCTCCATGCGGGCCACGCCTTCCTCGGTCAAAAGGACGGTCCGGGCCTTTTCGTCCACGGTGAAGTCCGTTTCCTTGCGCAGCATGGGAATGAACGCGTCGATGCGGGCGTAGAGCGTGGAGGAATCCTCGGCCTGGCCGGAGATGATCAGCGGCGTTCTGGCTTCGTCGATGAGGATAGAGTCGACTTCGTCGACGATGGCGTAGTTGAGTTCGCGCTGCACCAGCTGCTGCTTGTAGAACTTCATGTTGTCGCGCAGATAATCGAAGCCGAACTCGTTGTTCGTGCCGTAGGTGATGTCCGCGCCGTAGTTGGCCTGGCGTTCGGCGTCCTCCAGGCCGTGGACGATGACCCCGACGGACAGGCCCAGGAAGTTGTAGAGCTTGCCCATCCAGGCCGCGTCGCGCTTGGCCAGGTAGTCGTTGACGGTAATGAGGTGCACGCCCTTGCCGGACAGGGCGTTTAAGACGATGGGCAGGGTGGCGACCAGGGTCTTGCCCTCGCCGGTCTTCATCTCGGCGATCTTGCCGCGGTGGAGCGTCACGCCGCCGATGAGCTGCACGTCGAAGTGGCGCATGCCGAGCGCACGCACCGAGCCTTCGCGCACCAGGGCGAAGGTCTCGGGCAGGATGTCGTCGAGGGAGCGGCCGTCGGCCACCTCCTGGCGCAGTTCGGCCACGCGCGCGCGCATGGCTTCGTCGGACAGGGCCTTGACCTGCGGTTCGAAGGCGTTGATGGCCTCGACGATGGGGCGCAGGCTTTTGAGGTAGCGTTCGTTTCGTGACCCGACGATTTTTCGGGCAATGGCCTTGAGCATGAGTGGACTCCTTTCTATGCGGGAGGGCGCGGTCAAGCGGTTTCGGCCCGCGGCCTCGCGGGCGGTCGCCCTCCATGGGATGCGTGGAAATCGGCGGCGCGGCGGGCTTTCCCGCCGTGGCCGGGGGCAATGGCCTAGCCCAGCAGTTCCAGCCAGTGGCCCACGGTGATGTCCCCGGGCGCGGCGGCGCGCAACTGGGTGACGCAGCCGGCGCAGCCCGTAACGATCTGTTCGCCCGGGCGCGGGGCGTAGACGGCCAGGGCATGGGCCGCCACCTTTTCGGACAACTCCGGCGACGTGAGCTTGGTGAGGCCCCCGAAGCCGCAGCACGGCGTTTCGTCTTCCCGGAAAACCAGCCGGTCGCCCATGACGCGGCGCAAAAAGGCCAGGTCCTGGTTGCCGCCGGCGCCGTGGCAGGGCCGGTGGTAGCGCACGGACGGCGGCGCGGCCGGGTGCGTGCGAAATGTCGTTTCCCCCATGAGCTCGGCCAGGGAGACGAGGTTTTCCCGCCAAAGCGGCAGCTCGTCCATGGTCAGGCCCAGGTCCTTGCGGGCGTAGGCCCGCAGCCCGCAGCGGCAGGTGGCGCAGAAAACGACCATGAGCGGCCGGCCGGCTTTGCGCCAGGCCTCGATATTGCGCTGCTGCATGGCGGCCTGGGCATCCGGCGCGCCGGCATGGCCCAGGGTGCAGCCGCAGCAGGTAAATCCCGGATCGGGCCCCACCTCCAGGCCCAGGCCGGCCAGGAGGCGCTTGGCGGCCTCCTTCCAGCGCGGGTTGGCGTGCTCGGCCACGCAGCCCGCGAAGACCACGGCCTTTTTGCCGGCATGGCGCCGGTCGAAGGTGTCCGGCGTCAGCCACGGCTCGGGCGCCCGGCCCGCGCCCATGGCCTCGATGGCGGCCTTGGCCCGGGAAACGGCCTCGATGGGGATGCCGCCGGGCAGCAGTTTCGTGAGCGTCTGGGCCAGCGGCCACATGAGCCCGGCCCGCTCCACCCACAGCTTCCAGAGGAAGCCGGCGAACCCCGGATGGGCGGCCCGCAGCTCGGCCACCAGGTCCGGCCCGCACAGCCCCAGCGGACAGGCGTTTTCGCACTTGCCGCAGGACAGGCAGACCGTGGCCAGGATGTCGACGGCTTTGGGGGACAGGTCGGCCCGGCCCTCGGCCACGGCCCGGGCCAGGAAGAATTTGGCGCGCGGCGAAAGCTCCTCGCGGCCGGTGGCGGTGAAAAGCGGGCAGGCCGGCAGGCAGCGGCCGCACAGGATGCACTCGGGCCGACGGCCCTGGCCGTGCAGGCAATGGACGGGGGCAAGTTCCGTGGCCACGTCTAGTACGCCTTTTGCGGGTTCATGATGCCCTCGGGGTCGAAGGCGGCCTTAACGCGGCGCATGAGCGCGCGCTCCTCGGGCGACAGCTGGCGGTCGAGGAAGGGCAGCTTGGAAAGCCCCACGCCGTGTTCGCCGGAAAGCGTGCCGCGAAGGCGCAGGCACATCTCGAGGATGCGCTCCCGGGCGGCCTGGGCGCGGCTGCGCTCGTCGGGGTCGGCCGCGTCGTGCATGATGTTGACGTGGAGGTTGCCGTCGCCGATGTGGCCGAAAAGCAGGATGCGCACGCGCTCGTCCTCGCCGATGGCCGCGATGTCGGCGGCGGCCTGGCGCAAGGCCCCGCGCGGCACGGTCACGTCGTCGCTGATCTTGTCCGGCGCGGCCTTGAACGAGGCCGGGTTGAGCAGGCGCCGCAGCTCCCACAAGGCCTCCTCGGCCTCGGGTTCGACGGCGCGCTGGCTCCAGACCGGGCCGGCCTTGGCCGTGGCGGCCTCCAACAGGGCGCTGTCGGCGGCCACGGCCGCGGCCGAGCCGTCCAGGCGCACGAACAGGGCCGCGCCGGCCTGGCGCGGCCAGGGCACGGCGCTTATGGCGGCCACGGCGTCCATGGCCCCCTTGGCGAGCAGCTCCATGGCCACGGGCAGGAGGCCGGCCCGGAAGACATCCCCGGCGGCGGCCAGGGCGGCGTCGACGCTCGGATAGGCCAGGGCCAGGGTGGCCGTGGCCGCCGGCTTGGGCAAGAGCTTGAGGGTCAGCTGGGTGAAGAGCCCGAGCGTGCCCTCGGAGCCGACGAAAAGGCGGGTGAGGTCGAGGCCGACCACGTTTTTATGGGTGCGCCCGCCGGCCCGGATGACGCCGCCGCCGGGCAGCACGGCCTCGATGCCGAGGATGTGGTCGCGGGTGACGCCGTACTTGACGGCCCGCATGCCGCCGGCGCAGGTGGCGGCATTGCCGCCCACGGTGGAAAATTTCACGCTGGCCGGGTCCGGGGCGTAGAAAAGCCCCTGTTTGGCCAGGGCGGCCTGCAGGTCGCCGGTGACCACTCCCGGTTCGACCACGGCCACGAAGTCGTCGGGGTCGATTTCGAGGATGCGGTTCAGGCGGGCCGTGGAAACCACGATGCCGCCGGCCACGGGCACGCAGTCGCCCACGGTGTTGGTGGCCCGGCCGCGCGGCAGGACGGGCAGGCGCCGGGCCTGGGCGAAGGCCAGCAGTTCCCGGACCTGCTCAAGGCTCTCCGGGCGCACCACGGCGCCGGCCGGAGCGAAGCGGCGCGAGGCGTCGGTGCCGTAGACGAAGGTTTCCTCGGGGGAAAACGCGGCGGCGGCGCCGGGGAACAGGCCTTCCAGGAAGCGGCGGTCGGCGGCGGTGAGCGGGGATGGCGCGGTCATGGGCGTCAGTCGGCCTCGGCGGTCCAGGTCATGGAATCGACCTGTCCCTTGGCGTCGAAGGTGAAGGAGAGTTCGTTGTAGCCGCTGGCGTCGGAGTAGCGCCAGGCGTCGTCCTCGACCTCCTCGGGCTGGCCGAGGATGGCGGCCAGGCGCTCCCGGGGCAGGCCCAGGCAGACCTTGCGGGCGAAGCAGGTGGCGCCGGCGGTGAC carries:
- a CDS encoding pyridoxamine 5'-phosphate oxidase family protein — its product is MRKKEREIKDKAVLEELLMRARVCRIGLFDGQWPYVVPVNMGYAAGRIYFHSSRKGKKMEVLRDNPRVCFELDSDVEIVTGERPCDYTTYYKSVIGFGTAVFVEDEAEKIEGLRIIMRRHGGPVEGFRPEVVPVTAVVRIDIERMTGKANPPYDEWN
- a CDS encoding type 1 glutamine amidotransferase, with the protein product MSRPITTASIGRVFCMRLHAFYHVPFEDVGSIKPWAAAKGYAIGTTSFFADEAPPPVSDYDMLVVMGGPMGVYDEKDHPWLAGEKKAIEAAVGAGKPVLGICLGAQLVSVALGGTVTRNPVPEIGWFKVDMTPEGLAEPVFAGFPPSYYAFHWHGDTFSQPPGAVHAAGSAACANQAFVYGHKVVGLQFHLETQPIGMQNLIKHCAADVALPGPTVQHPKQMHAGREAFKDIAALMARVCDALTA
- a CDS encoding O-acetylhomoserine aminocarboxypropyltransferase/cysteine synthase family protein, which encodes MPTPPWHAQTLALHAGHAPDADTLSRAVPIHQTTSFLFRDPEHAANLFALKEPGYIYTRLGNPTTDVLEKRLAALHGASACVATASGMAAIFYAVAAITKAGQNIVTGSNLYGGTHTLFAHTLARFGIEVRFVDSSDPANFARAIDADTRLVYTESIGNPRCNVDDLPAIAKVAHEAGLPFILDNTVAAPPILNPFDVGADIAVYSLTKIIGGHGTCIGGAIVEAGGFDWSAGGRFPEITAPDPTYHGANFWEMLCTLEGTPCSAFCTKIRTGLMRDIGATPAPLNSFLVIQGLETLPLRAKAHCANAQRVAQYLEAHPKVAWVNYAGLPSHKDHARAKALFPIGPGAVFGFGLTGGIEAGKAFIKSVRLCSHLANILDAKTLVIHPASTTHSQLTPEELAQAGVPADMVRISVGIEDVEDILADLEQALEKA
- a CDS encoding type II toxin-antitoxin system RelE/ParE family toxin, with product MDVFLTAAAVRDLEEIDAYLLWRDGPEAAEQVLGAIEARLASLASQPARGHAPPELLALGIREFLEIRVGAYRLIYQLRDAVVYVHVVAHGRRDMQRLLLRRLMEEAP
- a CDS encoding type II toxin-antitoxin system Phd/YefM family antitoxin, with amino-acid sequence MKLSQRVKPISYLKAHAAEIVRELGEGAEPLVITQNGEAKAVLQDVGSYERTQEALALLKILALGQRQVEQGKVVAAGEAMAAIRSRRAG
- a CDS encoding flagellar motor protein MotB, which translates into the protein MAKNSDHGKTVVIYRESDEGHGGHHGGSWKVAYADFVTALMAFFLLLWLVVSLKPQRKQELSLVFQDKNVPSKEKVQNLEKVPTFISPDAIKGSPEFKLSQENKLKYEIALLIKELITSDQTVKSNSGVSNDSSGVMMQVNNSVMFKPGSAELTPTALKMLDGVAKILRDFKINLTVRGHADDDEKGGPYPSKWELSAARAAAATRYLAEKAGIATTRLRAVGLADSQPLVPPTSAENKSRNRRIEFFYTSPDMRPSERSQDGP
- the motA gene encoding flagellar motor stator protein MotA codes for the protein MFVIIGIVVVLGCVVGGFLLEGGHLGVLIQPIELLIIGGAALGSFLISAPKSVVVGTIKHMMHVFTAKEATAADYQDLLTLLFELMNIARRDGIVALEPHVSKPEQSSTLNRYPNIAKNKQLAYFICDNIKALLSEGIDAHRYDDLMRTDIATMHHHAMIAPTAVTKVADSLPGLGIVAAVLGIVLTMGKINEPPEVLGHSIGAALVGTFLGILLCYGFIGPMATNLEYQAKAKQQMLHVAKEVLAAFNSGFSPMLSVEMGRRAIPDDVRPTMEDMEGALRGKK
- the secA gene encoding preprotein translocase subunit SecA → MLKAIARKIVGSRNERYLKSLRPIVEAINAFEPQVKALSDEAMRARVAELRQEVADGRSLDDILPETFALVREGSVRALGMRHFDVQLIGGVTLHRGKIAEMKTGEGKTLVATLPIVLNALSGKGVHLITVNDYLAKRDAAWMGKLYNFLGLSVGVIVHGLEDAERQANYGADITYGTNNEFGFDYLRDNMKFYKQQLVQRELNYAIVDEVDSILIDEARTPLIISGQAEDSSTLYARIDAFIPMLRKETDFTVDEKARTVLLTEEGVARMEQVLKLDNLYDAANITFQHHVLQALKAHHIFQRDVDYVVKDDQVLIVDEFTGRLMPGRRYSDGLHQALEAKEHVQVEAENQTLATITFQNYFRMYKKLAGMTGTADTEAVEFREIYDLEVLSIPTHKPMIRKDFPDLVYKTQREKFEAITADVQELHQRGQPVLVGTVSIEKSELLSGLLKKAGVPHDVLNAKNHEKEAEIVAQAGHAGRVTIATNMAGRGTDIVLGPGVTDLGGLHILGTERHESRRIDNQLRGRSGRQGDPGSSRFYLALDDDLMRLFGSDRLKGLMDKLGMEDGEPIENRMVSRAIENAQKRVEAHNFEIRKQLLEYDNVMNQQREVIYSRRRELMETAEPEAFVAQYLEEIVGEIFAPLEGHKGEPDPEALEVAAAQLEDLLDVKAELAKGDTAERQAVLEAVLSRQQALAEAAGDHYREIARYFLLDSLDRHWKEHLLSMDHLRDGIGLRGYGQKDPKQEYKREGFELFQQLIDSMRDAAIRSLCRVRIRNEVKEQEFQHKDDSANLRYSGASPEEEAKKEPKRRAEPKVGRNDPCPCGSGKKYKKCHGAK
- a CDS encoding (Fe-S)-binding protein — its product is MATELAPVHCLHGQGRRPECILCGRCLPACPLFTATGREELSPRAKFFLARAVAEGRADLSPKAVDILATVCLSCGKCENACPLGLCGPDLVAELRAAHPGFAGFLWKLWVERAGLMWPLAQTLTKLLPGGIPIEAVSRAKAAIEAMGAGRAPEPWLTPDTFDRRHAGKKAVVFAGCVAEHANPRWKEAAKRLLAGLGLEVGPDPGFTCCGCTLGHAGAPDAQAAMQQRNIEAWRKAGRPLMVVFCATCRCGLRAYARKDLGLTMDELPLWRENLVSLAELMGETTFRTHPAAPPSVRYHRPCHGAGGNQDLAFLRRVMGDRLVFREDETPCCGFGGLTKLTSPELSEKVAAHALAVYAPRPGEQIVTGCAGCVTQLRAAAPGDITVGHWLELLG
- a CDS encoding FAD-linked oxidase C-terminal domain-containing protein yields the protein MTAPSPLTAADRRFLEGLFPGAAAAFSPEETFVYGTDASRRFAPAGAVVRPESLEQVRELLAFAQARRLPVLPRGRATNTVGDCVPVAGGIVVSTARLNRILEIDPDDFVAVVEPGVVTGDLQAALAKQGLFYAPDPASVKFSTVGGNAATCAGGMRAVKYGVTRDHILGIEAVLPGGGVIRAGGRTHKNVVGLDLTRLFVGSEGTLGLFTQLTLKLLPKPAATATLALAYPSVDAALAAAGDVFRAGLLPVAMELLAKGAMDAVAAISAVPWPRQAGAALFVRLDGSAAAVAADSALLEAATAKAGPVWSQRAVEPEAEEALWELRRLLNPASFKAAPDKISDDVTVPRGALRQAAADIAAIGEDERVRILLFGHIGDGNLHVNIMHDAADPDERSRAQAARERILEMCLRLRGTLSGEHGVGLSKLPFLDRQLSPEERALMRRVKAAFDPEGIMNPQKAY